In Rhodamnia argentea isolate NSW1041297 chromosome 4, ASM2092103v1, whole genome shotgun sequence, the following proteins share a genomic window:
- the LOC115740729 gene encoding leucine-rich repeat extensin-like protein 6, protein MHDELKPHHSLSPFPLSRLMWTTLQSITKSQNTPLQAAATHTHSRMERWLSALLLLLAMPVEAAYVGGGVSIGIGGGNAGVGSGRGGGAGSVWIGGGIDTPASSGSRLSNAYTALQAWKSAVTDDPNKVVGTWVGSDVCSYKGVFCSDSQDGMGPFVAGIDLNKANVRGTLVKELSLLTDLTLLHLNSNRFSGSVPNTLGDLSSLQELDLSNNQFSGPFPAVVLEMPSLIYLDLRFNSFSGSIPEDLFNRKLDAIFVNNNNFEGELPQSLGNSPASVINLANNKFSGSIPASFGLMASKLKEILFLNNQLSGCVPEGVGLFTEMKVFDVSHNSLMGHLPDTLSCLSQVEVLNLGHNRLSGELPDLVCSLKSLMNLTVAYNFLSGLSQECTKLFFRSVGFDFSVNCIPNKDMQRPQPECSSTPGGGLSCLRIPSAQPLVCGAMAVLSGTAADPASKSP, encoded by the coding sequence ATGCACGACGAGCTAAAACCCCACCATTCGCTTTCCCCGTTTCCACTGAGCAGACTAATGTGGACAACCTTGCAAAGCATAACTAAGTCACAGAACACACCTTTGCAGGCTGCGGCCACCCACACCCATAGTAGAATGGAGAGATGGCTTTCGGCTTTGCTCCTCCTCCTGGCAATGCCGGTCGAAGCAGCGTATGTCGGCGGTGGAGTCAGCATCGGGATCGGCGGCGGCAATGCTGGAGTTGGCAGCGGGCGTGGAGGCGGAGCGGGCAGTGTCTGGATCGGTGGAGGGATCGACACCCCAGCTTCATCAGGTTCGAGGCTGAGCAATGCCTACACAGCTCTTCAGGCGTGGAAATCAGCTGTCACCGATGATCCAAACAAGGTTGTGGGGACTTGGGTTGGCTCCGACGTGTGCTCGTACAAGGGTGTGTTCTGCTCCGATTCTCAAGACGGAATGGGTCCTTTTGTTGCGGGCATAGATCTCAACAAGGCAAATGTTCGGGGAACTCTCGTCAAAGAGCTGTCTTTGCTCACTGACCTGACCCTCCTCCACCTCAACAGCAACAGATTCTCAGGCTCGGTCCCCAACACTCTCGGAGATCTCTCCTCTCTACAGGAGCTAGACCTCAGTAATAACCAGTTCTCAGGCCCTTTTCCTGCAGTTGTTCTTGAAATGCCAAGTCTCATTTACTTAGACCTCAGATTTAACAGCTTCTCCGGCTCAATACCAGAAGACCTCTTCAACAGGAAACTTGATGCTATATTcgtcaacaacaacaactttGAAGGCGAGCTTCCTCAGAGCCTGGGCAATTCTCCAGCTTCAGTGATCAATTTGGCCAATAACAAGTTCAGTGGAAGCATCCCGGCTAGCTTCGGTCTGATGGCCTCCAAACTGAAGGAGATTCTTTTTCTGAATAACCAGTTATCAGGATGCGTTCCCGAGGGAGTCGGGTTGTTCACAGAGATGAAAGTCTTCGACGTGAGCCACAATTCATTGATGGGTCATTTGCCCGACACGCTCTCGTGCTTGAGCCAGGTCGAAGTCCTGAACTTGGGGCACAACCGGCTGTCGGGGGAATTACCCGACCTGGTCTGTTCGCTCAAAAGCCTCATGAACTTGACAGTGGCCTACAATTTCCTGTCTGGTTTGAGCCAAGAATGCACGAAGCTGTTCTTTAGGAGCGTGGGCTTCGATTTCTCGGTCAACTGTATTCCTAATAAGGACATGCAGAGGCCTCAACCAGAGTGTTCTTCCACGCCAGGAGGAGGGCTGAGTTGTCTAAGGATACCTTCGGCGCAGCCCCTTGTCTGTGGTGCGATGGCCGTTCTCTCCGGGACAGCTGCAGATCCAGCATCCAAGTCACCATGA